A section of the Camelus dromedarius isolate mCamDro1 chromosome 14, mCamDro1.pat, whole genome shotgun sequence genome encodes:
- the RPF1 gene encoding ribosome production factor 1 produces the protein MAKTGEKSGGSGKKGLKRKAAPEEPQEAAVVEDGTTESGVQPPKAAAFPPGFSISEIKNKQRRHLMFTRWKQQQRKEKLAAKKKLKKEREALGDKAPPKPIPKTIDNQRVFDETIVDPNDEEVAYDEATDEFASYFNRQTSPKILITTSDRPHGRTVRLCEQLSTVIPNSHVYYRRGLALKKIIPQCISRDFTDLIVINEDRKTPNGLILSHLPNGPTAHFKMSSVRLRKEIKRRGKDPTEHIPEIILNNFTTRLGHSVGRMFASLFPHNPQFIGRQVATFHNQRDYIFFRFHRYIFKSEKKVGIQELGPRFTLKLRSLQKGTFDSKYGEYEWVHKPREMDTSRRKFHL, from the exons ATGGCGAAAACCGGGGAGAAGAGCGGCGGCAGCGGAAAGAAAGGCCTGAAACGCAAAGCCGCTCCCGAAGAACCTCAAGAGGCTGCAGTCGTTGAGGATGGGACGACGGAAAGCGGGGTCCAACCCCCGAAAGCGGCTGCCTTTCCCCCAGGCTTCAGCATTTCGGAGATTAAGAACAAACAGCGGCGACACTTAATGTTCACGCGGTGGAAACAGCAGCAGCGGAAG gaGAAGTTGGCAGCTAAGAAAAAacttaagaaagagagagaggctcTTGGTGATAAG gcTCCACCAAAGCCTATACCCAAGACTATTGACAACCAGCGAGTGTTTGATGAAACCATAGTGGACCCTAATGACGAAGAG GTTGCTTACGATGAAGCTACAGATGAATTTGCTTCTTACTTCAACAGACAGACTTCTCCCAAGATTCTCATCACTACGTCAGATAGACCTCATGGG AGAACAGTACGACTCTGTGAACAGCTCTCCACAGTTATACCAAACtcacatgtttattacagaagaGGACTGgctctgaaaaaaattattccacAGTGCATCTCAAGAGATTTCACCGACCTGATCGTTATTAACGAAGATCGTAAAACACcaa ATGGATTGATTCTGAGTCATTTGCCAAATGGCCCAACTGCTCATTTTAAGATGAGCAGTGTTCGTCTGCGTAAAGAAATTAAG AGAAGAGGCAAGGACCCCACAGAGCACATACCTGAAATAATTCTGAACAATTTTACAACACGGCTGGGTCATTCTGTTGGACGTATGTTTGCATCTCTCTTTCCCCATAATCCTCAATTTATTGGAAGGCAGGTCGCCACTTTCCACAATCAACGGGATTATATCttcttcagatttcacag aTACATATTCAAGAGTGAAAAGAAAGTGGGAATTCAGGAACTTGGACCACGTTTTACCTTAAAATTAAGATCTCTTCAGAAAGGAACCTTTGATTCTAAATACGGTGAATATGAATGGGTCCATAAG CCCCGGGAAATGGATACAAGtagaagaaaattccatttataa
- the GNG5 gene encoding guanine nucleotide-binding protein G(I)/G(S)/G(O) subunit gamma-5, giving the protein MSGSSSVAAMKKVVQQLRLEAGLNRVKVSQAAADLKQFCLQNAQHDPLLTGVSSSTNPFRPQKVCSFL; this is encoded by the exons ATGTCTGGGTCCTCCAGCGTCGCCGCTATGAAGAAGGTGGTTCAACAGCTCCGGCTGGAGGCTGGGCTCAACCGCGTGAAG GTTTCCCAGGCTGCTGCAGATTTGAAACAGTTCTGTCTGCAGAATGCGCAACATGACCCCTTGCTGACTGGAGTGTCTTCAAGTACGAATCCCTTCAGACCCCAGAAAGTCTGTTCCTTTTTGTAG